In the Maribacter sp. MJ134 genome, one interval contains:
- the leuS gene encoding leucine--tRNA ligase, with protein sequence MMYDFNKIEQKWQDYWAKNETFKAENNSEKEKFYVLDMFPYPSGAGLHVGHPLGYIASDIYARYKRHKGFNVLHPQGYDSFGLPAEQYAIQTGQHPAITTEANIKTYRRQLDQLGFSFDWSREVRTSDPSYYKWTQWIFIQLFNSWYNLDSDKAEDITTLIAIFEADGNAGVHAVCDDDVAPFSASDWKGYANKEKQQLLLQYRLTYLAESEVNWCPALGTVLANDEIVNGVSERGGHPVIRKKMTQWSMRISAYAQRLLDGLEKIDWPQPLKDSQTNWIGRSQGASVIFSILPPSSSKGGIEVFTTRPDTIFGVSFMTLAPEHELVAKITTDEQKAEVEAYVEATAKRSERDRMADVKTITGAFTGAYAEHPFTKEAIPIWIGDYVLAGYGTGAVMSVPCGDQRDYDFAKHFNIPIPNIFEGVDISEEAFADKEKTVITNSDFLDGLGYKEASKIAIQTLETLGQGEGKINYRLRDAVFSRQRYWGEPFPVYYDADGMPQMLDEKFLPLELPEVDKYLPTETGEPPLGNAKEWHWLQYGDEGKVVSEEAFNKAILDAERSRSTEIKGGPLELNTMPGWAGSSQYFNRYMDPHNTEAIFSEEAINYWQDVDLYIGGSEHATGHLLYARFWQKFMFDKGLVPKDEFARKLINQGMITGTSAFIYKEMESNKVYSKGKSKGRNVIPIHADVSLVNSSDELDIEAFKKWQPDYENAEFILEDGKYVVGREVEKMSKSKYNVVNPDAICEEYGADSLRLYEMFLGPLEQSKPWNTAGITGTHSFLKKMWRLYHQGPDNSFHVNDSPPSERLGKALKTLHKTIKKVEEDIEHFSFNTSVSTFMICVNELSSQKCTSRAILEPLAILVSPYAPHIAEELWEKLGHSESIATAPFPKFEASYLVESAKEYPISFNGKMRFKLELPLDLSKEEIEARVMAHKKTQEQLQGRTPKKVIVVPGKIVNIVG encoded by the coding sequence ATGATGTACGATTTCAATAAAATAGAGCAAAAGTGGCAGGATTATTGGGCCAAAAATGAGACCTTTAAAGCAGAAAACAATTCTGAAAAGGAAAAGTTTTATGTGTTGGATATGTTTCCTTATCCTTCAGGAGCTGGATTGCATGTAGGGCATCCTTTAGGGTATATTGCCAGTGATATTTATGCGCGTTACAAGAGGCATAAAGGTTTCAATGTCCTGCATCCACAGGGATATGATTCTTTTGGTCTGCCTGCGGAACAATACGCTATACAAACGGGTCAACATCCGGCAATTACCACGGAAGCCAATATAAAGACCTATAGAAGGCAGTTAGATCAATTAGGTTTTTCGTTTGATTGGAGCCGCGAGGTGCGTACTTCTGACCCTAGTTATTATAAATGGACACAGTGGATTTTTATACAATTGTTCAATTCTTGGTACAATCTAGATTCCGATAAGGCGGAAGATATCACTACTTTGATTGCGATTTTTGAGGCTGATGGCAATGCTGGGGTACATGCGGTCTGTGATGATGATGTAGCGCCATTCTCGGCTTCGGATTGGAAAGGATATGCTAACAAAGAGAAACAACAGTTATTACTGCAATATAGATTAACCTATTTAGCGGAGAGCGAAGTGAACTGGTGTCCGGCATTGGGAACGGTGTTAGCGAACGATGAAATAGTAAATGGAGTTTCCGAACGAGGTGGTCACCCGGTTATCCGGAAAAAAATGACCCAATGGAGCATGCGTATCTCGGCGTATGCCCAACGTTTGTTGGATGGTTTGGAGAAAATTGATTGGCCACAGCCACTTAAGGATTCCCAGACAAACTGGATAGGTCGTTCGCAAGGTGCTTCGGTAATCTTCTCCATTCTACCCCCGTCTTCCTCCAAAGGAGGGATTGAGGTCTTTACGACCCGCCCGGATACTATTTTTGGTGTTTCTTTCATGACTTTGGCTCCAGAGCACGAGTTGGTGGCGAAGATCACGACAGACGAGCAAAAAGCAGAGGTGGAAGCTTATGTTGAGGCAACGGCAAAACGCTCTGAGCGCGATCGTATGGCAGATGTAAAAACCATTACCGGCGCATTTACAGGTGCCTATGCAGAGCATCCGTTTACCAAGGAGGCCATACCAATCTGGATCGGGGATTATGTCCTAGCAGGGTATGGAACCGGTGCGGTGATGTCCGTTCCTTGTGGAGACCAGCGGGATTATGATTTCGCCAAACATTTTAATATTCCAATCCCTAATATTTTCGAGGGGGTAGATATTTCTGAAGAAGCCTTTGCCGATAAAGAAAAAACGGTTATTACTAATTCTGACTTTTTAGACGGATTGGGATATAAAGAAGCCTCTAAAATTGCCATACAGACGCTGGAGACCTTAGGCCAAGGAGAAGGTAAAATAAATTACCGTCTGCGGGATGCGGTATTTAGCAGGCAGCGGTATTGGGGAGAACCTTTTCCGGTGTATTATGATGCGGATGGCATGCCACAGATGTTGGACGAAAAATTCTTGCCTTTGGAACTTCCTGAGGTCGATAAATATTTACCTACTGAAACCGGTGAACCCCCTTTAGGAAATGCAAAAGAGTGGCACTGGCTACAATATGGCGATGAAGGAAAAGTAGTTTCGGAAGAAGCGTTCAACAAAGCCATCTTGGATGCTGAGCGTAGTCGAAGTACCGAGATCAAGGGAGGCCCTCTTGAACTGAATACCATGCCCGGTTGGGCAGGGAGTTCGCAGTACTTTAACAGATATATGGATCCGCACAACACGGAAGCTATTTTCTCTGAAGAGGCCATTAATTACTGGCAAGACGTAGATTTATATATTGGGGGTAGCGAGCATGCTACAGGACATTTATTGTATGCCCGTTTTTGGCAGAAGTTTATGTTTGATAAAGGTTTGGTGCCCAAAGATGAGTTCGCCAGAAAACTTATAAATCAAGGTATGATTACGGGAACGAGTGCTTTTATTTATAAAGAAATGGAGTCTAATAAGGTCTATTCTAAAGGAAAATCAAAAGGTAGAAATGTTATTCCTATTCATGCAGATGTTTCGCTAGTGAATTCTTCGGATGAATTAGATATTGAGGCTTTTAAAAAATGGCAACCCGATTATGAAAATGCAGAATTCATCTTAGAGGATGGAAAATACGTCGTGGGTCGCGAAGTCGAAAAAATGTCCAAGTCCAAATACAATGTTGTAAATCCCGATGCTATTTGTGAGGAATATGGGGCGGATAGTTTGCGTTTGTACGAGATGTTCTTGGGGCCTTTGGAGCAATCCAAACCGTGGAATACGGCAGGTATTACGGGAACACACTCTTTCCTGAAGAAAATGTGGCGTTTGTATCATCAAGGTCCGGATAATTCATTTCACGTTAACGATTCTCCTCCTTCGGAGAGGCTAGGAAAGGCTTTGAAAACCCTCCACAAAACCATTAAAAAGGTAGAAGAAGATATAGAGCACTTTAGTTTCAATACCTCCGTATCTACTTTTATGATATGTGTTAATGAGCTTTCTAGTCAGAAGTGTACGAGTCGTGCTATTTTAGAACCGTTGGCTATTCTGGTTTCGCCCTATGCGCCTCATATTGCCGAGGAGCTTTGGGAAAAGTTAGGACATTCGGAATCTATCGCCACGGCGCCTTTCCCAAAATTTGAAGCGAGTTATTTAGTGGAAAGCGCTAAAGAATACCCTATATCCTTCAACGGAAAAATGCGCTTTAAGCTAGAACTGCCTTTAGACTTGAGCAAGGAAGAGATAGAGGCCAGGGTCATGGCACATAAAAAAACACAGGAACAGTTGCAGGGCAGAACACCCAAAAAGGTAATTGTAGTTCCGGGGAAAATTGTAAATATCGTAGGTTAG
- a CDS encoding SemiSWEET family sugar transporter, whose translation MDYIEILGLVAATLTTAAFIPQVYKTWKEKSTKDISLSMYAVLLTGSLLWLTYGFFIESLPIILANTITAVLLICMVLMKLIYK comes from the coding sequence ATGGATTATATTGAAATTCTAGGTCTAGTTGCGGCCACATTGACCACCGCCGCCTTTATCCCACAAGTGTATAAAACCTGGAAAGAAAAATCCACCAAGGATATTTCCTTAAGTATGTATGCTGTGCTGTTAACGGGGTCATTACTTTGGTTAACCTACGGATTTTTCATAGAAAGTTTACCCATCATTTTAGCCAACACCATTACTGCAGTTTTGCTGATATGTATGGTATTAATGAAATTAATTTATAAATAA
- the ald gene encoding alanine dehydrogenase, with protein sequence MIVGIPKEIKNNESRVGMTPAGVFELVKNNHTVYVQSTAGEGSGFFDQDYQQAGALILDTIAEVYAMSEMIVKVKEPIAEEYNLIKEGQLLFTYFHFASSEPLTKAMIKQKAICIAYETVEDEEGTLPLLTPMSEVAGRMAIQQGAKYLEKPVKGRGVLLGGVPGVAPGRVLVLGAGVVGIQAAKMAAGLGAHVTIMDINMKRLRYANDVMPPHVVTEFSNEYNIRKHIKSHDLIIGGVLLKGAKAPNLITRDMLKEMRPGTVIVDVAVDQGGCVETTKPTTHEDPVYIIDDVVHYSVANMPGAVPYTSTVALTNVTLPYALKLANLGWEAACEKDASLHKGLNIVSGKVVYNEIIEAFGWEEAFA encoded by the coding sequence ATGATTGTTGGTATTCCTAAAGAGATTAAGAATAATGAAAGCAGGGTTGGTATGACGCCGGCCGGTGTTTTTGAACTGGTTAAAAATAACCACACGGTTTATGTACAATCCACCGCAGGCGAAGGCAGTGGTTTTTTTGATCAAGATTACCAACAGGCGGGAGCGTTAATATTGGATACTATTGCTGAGGTCTACGCCATGAGCGAAATGATCGTAAAGGTCAAGGAACCTATAGCAGAGGAATATAATTTGATTAAAGAAGGTCAGCTACTGTTCACTTATTTCCATTTTGCTTCTAGTGAGCCTTTGACGAAAGCCATGATCAAACAAAAAGCGATTTGCATTGCTTACGAAACTGTTGAAGATGAGGAAGGAACTTTACCGCTATTAACACCAATGTCCGAGGTGGCCGGTAGAATGGCCATTCAGCAGGGCGCAAAATACCTAGAGAAACCGGTAAAGGGCAGAGGGGTGCTTTTAGGAGGTGTGCCAGGAGTTGCTCCAGGTAGGGTTTTGGTCTTAGGAGCGGGCGTAGTGGGGATACAAGCTGCTAAAATGGCAGCTGGTCTAGGTGCTCACGTAACCATCATGGATATTAATATGAAAAGACTCAGGTATGCCAATGATGTAATGCCGCCACATGTAGTTACGGAGTTTTCCAATGAATATAATATCAGAAAACATATTAAAAGTCATGACCTTATTATCGGAGGAGTTTTGTTAAAAGGAGCCAAAGCGCCTAACCTGATTACTCGGGATATGCTTAAGGAAATGCGTCCGGGAACGGTTATCGTAGATGTTGCCGTGGACCAAGGCGGATGCGTAGAAACGACGAAACCCACGACACATGAGGACCCTGTGTATATCATAGATGATGTAGTACATTATTCTGTGGCAAATATGCCAGGTGCCGTGCCGTATACCTCTACCGTGGCCTTAACCAATGTTACCTTGCCTTATGCCTTAAAACTTGCCAATTTAGGCTGGGAGGCAGCCTGTGAAAAAGATGCAAGTCTTCATAAAGGGTTGAACATCGTTTCGGGAAAAGTAGTTTATAATGAGATAATTGAAGCATTTGGCTGGGAAGAGGCTTTTGCCTAA